The following DNA comes from Musa acuminata AAA Group cultivar baxijiao chromosome BXJ1-4, Cavendish_Baxijiao_AAA, whole genome shotgun sequence.
GCAGAAAGATGATAAGAATGAACTCACCCCAGCCCACTCGCCAAGAGTTTTAGCACTAGGCACAGTGACCAAGTGCACGTTGTGATCAGCACAAAGAGCCTTAACCAGCTTGACATAGTCAGCCTGGTTGCAATCCTCAGCCAGAATGCAGAGCTGTGCCGCATGCTTCTCGATTGCCTTTGCAGCTTCATGAAGACCGCGAACAAGCCCATCATGAGCCAGTGATTTCTTCATCACCAGTTGCAGAGCAGTCATCAAATCCATGGGTTCTCCAAGCACAGGAGCAGATGTTTCGGCAGCAATGTCTTCCCTGCCAGTCGTTGAaaacagagagagaaaaaaacGTCAGTCATTCCTAATAACAACGATTAAATACAACAAACATATGACAACAACAACATGGTTCGGTAGGTACATACAAAATTGCAAACTTTTACACACATCAAACCGGTTAAAGATAGGTTACAAGCATCAAAAAAGTAAATGATACATAATGATTCCATAAAGCACTACATACTACTAGGTGGAATTACCACTATTATGCCGGCAACATGATATATGTTGTTTCGTGATCCAATATTGTTGTGTAATGACTACCAAAGTATCATACTGCGGAATGCCAAAAAATGTGAATCTTTTGGATTGTTTTGAAAGAGACGACAGAAAAGATAAAGACTTTTTGTATTGTCGACCTAATAGATCTGAAAGGCTTATAAATTACAGACCAGAAACCTATTCAACCCCTAAATTTATCACGATCCTTGTCCACAGATCCTTCAAATATTTAAAAGATTTAAGTGTAAGAGTAGGCTGTCAAAAATGACCAATCCAATCATAAAAACAGTTCATGCAGAGAATCATATATGCAAAATTTACTACAAAACGAGAATGATATGCATGTACAACACCCCCGAAATACAAAATGATCATCAGGAACAGCAAAAGAaacgaaagaagaaaaaaaccgacagaaaaaaaaaatcagattttgATGTCTTCCTCACCACCTATACACTAAATTCACCATAAGAAAACTCGATGTAGCAGTTGCATCAGACGAATAAAGACAGCATATATAGAAAGAAAGCAAGATCAGATCAAAGCAACGTCAGATGGAACGGAATACTTACGCGGCCATTGTATTTGCTGGAATCGAACGATATGGACCGTGACGCTATCGACCAACGCTGCAGAATGTCAGAAGCGATTAGATCAGGAAAGACCAAAGGAAAGAATGGATAGAGGGGCTGCCGGCGGCGCACCAGTTCGATGATTAGGGTTTTAGGCCGAAGGAAGCGGCCGAATGCCCAGGAGCCTCTTATATACCATACCGTGCGGAAGCCAATTTTGCATTTATATCCCTTGATctctataatttattatttattattatgttTAGCATATACATCCCCGTAAATCGAAACCTTGGCATATAAGACCTTtagcgttatatatatatatatatatatatataaatcaaacACCAACTAATCGAAATATAAGTGACGTAATGATGGTACACATTTAGACCCTCAATTACTAATAaaaagatataataataataataataataatatgaggtTAAATATTTGTTGTATGTTTATTTG
Coding sequences within:
- the LOC103982246 gene encoding small ribosomal subunit protein eS12 gives rise to the protein MAAEDIAAETSAPVLGEPMDLMTALQLVMKKSLAHDGLVRGLHEAAKAIEKHAAQLCILAEDCNQADYVKLVKALCADHNVHLVTVPSAKTLGEWAGLCKIDSEGKARKVVGCSCVVVKDYGEESEGLHIVQEYVKSH